One region of Deltaproteobacteria bacterium genomic DNA includes:
- the arcC gene encoding carbamate kinase, translating into MKSYPREDILLVALGGNALIRKGERGTIEEQFRNLRVPISQIARLSRRFRTIITHGNGPQVGNLLLQQECCKEVPQLPLEILVSQTQGQIGYMIESTLDSELMKMGIHTEQPLVSLISYVVVDEKDPAFQTPSKPIGPVFDEEIISTLPFPTMKTPKGYRRVVASPRPITIVEKREIRKLIEMGFIVICCGGGGIPVVREGRAFSGVDAVIDKDLASATLAEEVGVGTFVIATDVEGIALNYGSPQERFLKTLNLEEAARYLREGHFPPGSMGPKVEAAVQFIAQGGKRAVITSVEKIEAAVEGVAGTEIIP; encoded by the coding sequence ATGAAATCATACCCTCGTGAAGACATCCTTCTCGTTGCCCTGGGCGGCAATGCCTTAATCCGGAAAGGGGAGAGGGGAACCATCGAAGAGCAATTCAGGAACCTAAGGGTACCCATCAGCCAAATTGCACGACTTTCCAGGCGATTTCGAACCATCATCACCCATGGGAACGGCCCCCAGGTCGGCAATCTTCTGCTGCAGCAGGAATGCTGCAAAGAAGTCCCTCAGCTTCCCCTCGAAATCCTGGTTTCCCAGACCCAGGGGCAGATCGGCTATATGATTGAATCCACCCTGGACAGCGAACTCATGAAGATGGGAATTCATACCGAACAACCTCTGGTGAGCCTGATCAGTTACGTGGTGGTGGATGAGAAAGATCCGGCCTTCCAGACGCCTTCAAAGCCAATCGGTCCGGTATTTGACGAGGAGATCATCTCCACACTTCCTTTTCCGACAATGAAAACCCCCAAAGGATATCGTCGTGTGGTGGCTTCTCCGAGACCCATAACTATCGTGGAGAAAAGGGAGATCAGGAAACTCATCGAGATGGGATTTATCGTCATCTGCTGCGGTGGTGGAGGCATCCCGGTTGTCCGGGAAGGAAGAGCCTTTTCAGGAGTCGACGCCGTGATCGACAAAGATCTGGCCAGTGCAACACTGGCCGAGGAAGTCGGTGTCGGCACCTTCGTCATAGCCACTGATGTGGAGGGTATCGCTCTCAATTACGGGAGCCCCCAAGAACGCTTCCTAAAAACCCTAAACCTTGAGGAGGCGGCCCGTTACTTGCGGGAAGGGCATTTCCCGCCGGGCTCCATGGGGCCGAAGGTTGAAGCGGCCGTCCAATTCATCGCCCAAGGCGGTAAGCGGGCCGTTATCACCTCTGTTGAAAAAATCGAGGCGGCCGTAGAAGGTGTTGCAGGGACCGAAATAATCCCATAA